In Zingiber officinale cultivar Zhangliang chromosome 1A, Zo_v1.1, whole genome shotgun sequence, a genomic segment contains:
- the LOC122017504 gene encoding acetolactate synthase small subunit 2, chloroplastic-like has product MATVSTRPPPSSAIAPISRAYLESSFVLGLSRTVDRSRATLGWTRPNKTAAQIRVCAVQKQSGDAFVSVADSPAPRASSRLRRHTISVFVGDESGMINRIAGVFARRGYNIESLAVGLNKDKALFTIVVSGTEKVLKQVVEQLNKLVNVLKVEDLSQEAQVERELMLIKLNVEPDKRPEVMGLVDVFRAKVVDISEHTVTIEVTGDPGKIVAVQRNLSKFGIKEIARTGKIALRREKMGQTAPFWRFSAASYPDLDGSIPAKPLRSTPVLKFNGNSQQSGGDVYPVEPYEGFLVNQVLDAHWGVLDEDDSTGLCSHTLSILVNDVPGVLNVVTGVFARRGYNIQSLAVGPAEEEGISRITTVVPGTDESIGKLVQQLYKLIDVHEVHDITHLPFAERELMLIKVAVNTAARRDILDIADIFRAKAVDVSDHTITLQLTGDLDKMVALQRLLEPYGICEVARTGRVALIRESGVDSKYLRGYSLPL; this is encoded by the exons ATGGCGACCGTTTCCACTCGTCCGCCTCCTTCGAGCGCCATAGCGCCAATCTCACGAGCTTACCTCGAGTCGAGCTTCGTTCTGGGGCTCTCAAGGACCGTGGATCGTTCGAGGGCGACGCTTGGATGGACGAGGCCGAATAAGACGGCTGCGCAGATCCGCGTCTGTGCCGTCCAGAAGCAGAGTGGCGATGCTTTCGTCTCGGTTGCGGATTCTCCGGCTCCTAGAGCAAGTAgtag GTTGAGACGACACACCATTTCTGTGTTTGTTGGAGATGAAAGTGGAATGATAAATAGGATTGCTGGAGTATTTGCTAGACGAGGGTACAACATTGAGTCTCTTGCAGTTGGTTTGAATAAGGACAAGGCATTGTTCACCATAGTTGTCTCAGGAACGGAGAAAGTATTGAAGCAGGTAGTGGAGCAGCTAAACAAGCTTGTGAATGTTTTGAAG GTTGAAGATTTATCACAAGAGGCCCAAGTTGAACGGGAATTGATGCTTATAAAACTCAATGTGGAACCGGATAAACGGCCGGAG GTTATGGGTCTGGTTGATGTGTTCAGGGCAAAGGTAGTTGATATTTCAGAACACACGGTGACTATTGAG GTAACAGGAGATCCTGGTAAAATTGTTGCGGTGCAGAGAAACCTGAGCAAGTTTGGGATCAAAGAAATTGCTAGAACTGGCAAG ATTGCATTGAGGCGCGAAAAGATGGGACAAACAGCCCCTTTCTGGAGGTTTTCTGCTGCTTCTTACCCAGACCTTGATGGTAGCATACCTGCTAAACCTCTTCGCAGTACTCCAGTTCTAAAATTCAATGGAAATTCACAGCAGTCTGGG GGAGATGTTTATCCAGTGGAACCTTACGAAGGTTTCTTGGTGAATCAAGTTCTTGATGCACACTGGGGAGTTCTTGACGAGGATGAT TCAACTGGTCTCTGTTCACACACTTTATCCATTCTTGTAAATGATGTTCCTGGAGTGCTTAACGTGGTAACTGGCGTGTTTGCTCGCAGAGGTTACAATATTCAG AGCCTTGCTGTTGGTCCTGCTGAAGAGGAAGGTATTTCTCGTATCACCACTGTTGTTCCTGGAACTGATGAGTCAATTGGGAAGTTAGTACAACAGCTCTACAAGCTTATTGATGTTCATGAG GTCCATGATATAACCCATTTGCCTTTTGCTGAAAGAGAACTTATGCTTATAAAGGTCGCTGTAAATACTGCTGCCAGGAGAGACATATTAGATATTGCTGATATTTTCAGAGCCAAAGCTGTTGATGTATCTGATCATACAATTACACTTCAG CTAACTGGAGATTTGGACAAGATGGTCGCACTGCAAAGGTTGTTAGAACCTTATGGGATCTGTGAG GTGGCACGAACTGGCCGAGTTGCTTTGATCAGAGAGTCAGGGGTGGATTCTAAGTATCTGCGCGGTTATTCCCTACCACTGTGA
- the LOC122017513 gene encoding uncharacterized protein LOC122017513 has translation MLEKHEAAVIVKELVSLDKLQEKRAVALSALFDKYKTCFSEPSAVGEAVSNGMADAPVSKENSCVTPVVYGSGASPAGNGNGGSEQLNIPQSWSVSVKKWMRKAFSSLFQIIGTLALNSASNPFTLVLDSLKRF, from the coding sequence ATGTTGGAGAAACATGAGGCTGCTGTTATAGTTAAGGAGCTTGTATCCCTTGATAaattgcaggagaaaagagctgTTGCACTCTCTGCTTTATTTGATAAATACAAAACCTGTTTTTCAGAACCCAGTGCTGTTGGTGAGGCTGTCAGCAATGGGATGGCTGATGCTCCTGTTTCAAAAGAGAACTCTTGTGTCACACCGGTTGTTTATGGCTCAGGTGCAAGTCCTGCAGGAAATGGAAATGGAGGCAGTGAACAACTGAACATCCCCCAGAGCTGGTCAGTCTCTGTAAAGAAATGGATGCGGAAGGCCTTTTCAAGTTTGTTTCAGATAATAGGAACTCTCGCACTTAACAGTGCATCCAATCCTTTCACTTTAGTTTTAGATTCCCTAAAGCGCTTCTAA